From the genome of Geobacter sp. SVR, one region includes:
- the bamA gene encoding outer membrane protein assembly factor BamA — MMGAAYAEGEKITDIRVKGNRRIEAAVILNVLTLKPGDSLYSDKTDADLRAIYRLGHFQDVQVSTEETAQGVVLIYTVQEKPVVRDIRFEGNKELKADKLKEGMELRQNSVFSTKDLDRSVARIKKLYADEGFYLVEVSPVIEKQNAGELAVTFKINEGKKILIRSIRFDGNQAFSDSKLRGVMETKEKWFLSWLTGAGTYKEEVLKNDALLIADHYLNNGYVNIKVGEPVVKMNEAKDALEVTVGITEGDQYRVGEIDFKGELLEPASELRKKLKVEQGEVFSRAVLRADISTLTDVYGDKGYAFANVNPVTKIEADKKIIDLTFDMEKGQRVHIERIAIAGNPKTRDKVIRRELRVTEGETYSATGMKRSKQNLMNLGFFEEANVATAKGSASDKLNVTVDVKEKPTGTFSIGGGYSSLDGLIGQGSVQQANFLGLGLRANVSASIGGKSQTYSLGIADPHFMDTKWNLGMDIYRSERDYIDYSRRLTGGDIKAGYPINDFIGTFFLYKYEIKDIFNPIVAYQTLNTQDPVTYPLGTTTTSSILGSITRNVTDYRLDPTTGMINSFSAEFAGLGGNNKFARYVTDHTWFHPLTKKVVFSTKLTLGYIQAVGSSPVPIDEKFYLGGIFSLRGYKARTVSPVKIQPSTLGTAQTISDEKVYLGGNKEAFGNVELTFPLLSEFGLKGVAFFDYGNSYGYGQNMFSSILMSYGGGIRWASPIGPLRLEYGIPVNPRNGIDSNSGRLEFSIGSMF, encoded by the coding sequence ATGATGGGTGCAGCATATGCTGAAGGCGAAAAAATCACCGATATTCGCGTCAAGGGCAACCGGCGCATAGAGGCCGCCGTCATATTGAACGTGCTGACGCTCAAGCCCGGCGACAGCCTGTACAGCGATAAGACCGATGCCGATCTGCGTGCCATTTACCGACTGGGGCATTTCCAGGATGTACAGGTATCGACCGAGGAAACCGCCCAGGGAGTCGTGCTGATCTATACCGTGCAGGAAAAACCGGTGGTACGGGATATCAGGTTCGAGGGCAACAAGGAACTGAAGGCCGACAAGCTCAAGGAAGGAATGGAACTCAGACAGAATTCCGTCTTTTCCACCAAGGACCTGGACAGAAGCGTTGCCAGGATCAAGAAGCTCTATGCTGACGAAGGGTTTTATCTGGTGGAAGTCTCACCGGTGATCGAGAAACAGAACGCGGGCGAACTTGCCGTTACTTTCAAAATAAATGAAGGGAAAAAGATCCTGATCCGCTCGATCCGTTTTGACGGCAATCAGGCCTTTTCGGACAGCAAATTGCGCGGTGTGATGGAAACCAAGGAGAAGTGGTTTCTTTCGTGGCTGACCGGCGCCGGCACCTATAAGGAAGAGGTGCTTAAAAACGATGCCCTGCTCATTGCCGACCACTACCTGAACAACGGCTACGTCAATATCAAGGTGGGCGAGCCGGTCGTAAAAATGAACGAGGCCAAGGATGCCCTGGAGGTAACCGTCGGCATAACCGAGGGTGACCAGTACCGCGTCGGTGAAATCGATTTCAAAGGCGAGCTGCTGGAGCCGGCTTCAGAACTGCGCAAGAAGCTCAAGGTCGAGCAGGGCGAAGTTTTCAGCCGGGCTGTTCTGCGAGCCGACATCTCCACCCTGACCGATGTCTACGGCGACAAAGGCTATGCCTTTGCCAACGTAAATCCGGTCACCAAGATCGAGGCTGACAAAAAAATCATAGATCTGACCTTTGATATGGAAAAGGGTCAACGGGTCCATATCGAGAGAATCGCCATCGCCGGCAATCCCAAAACCCGCGACAAGGTCATCCGCCGCGAGCTGCGCGTAACCGAGGGAGAGACATACAGCGCCACCGGCATGAAACGCAGCAAGCAGAACCTGATGAACCTCGGCTTCTTTGAGGAGGCCAACGTGGCTACGGCCAAGGGAAGCGCCAGCGACAAGCTGAACGTTACGGTGGATGTCAAGGAGAAGCCGACCGGCACCTTCAGCATCGGCGGCGGCTACAGCTCCCTGGACGGCCTTATCGGGCAGGGCTCGGTCCAGCAGGCCAACTTCCTCGGGCTGGGACTCAGGGCCAATGTTTCCGCCTCCATCGGCGGCAAATCCCAGACCTATTCGCTGGGCATAGCCGATCCGCACTTCATGGATACCAAGTGGAACCTGGGAATGGATATCTACCGCTCGGAGCGCGACTACATCGACTACAGCCGCCGGCTGACCGGTGGCGACATCAAGGCGGGCTACCCCATCAACGACTTCATCGGTACCTTTTTCCTGTACAAATACGAGATCAAGGATATCTTCAATCCGATCGTGGCATATCAAACCCTCAACACCCAGGACCCGGTCACCTACCCGCTCGGCACCACGACCACCAGCTCGATCCTCGGCAGCATTACCCGCAACGTCACCGACTACCGGCTCGACCCGACCACCGGCATGATCAACTCGTTTTCCGCGGAGTTCGCAGGTCTAGGGGGTAACAACAAGTTTGCGCGCTATGTCACCGACCACACGTGGTTCCACCCTCTCACCAAAAAGGTGGTGTTTTCCACCAAGCTGACCCTGGGATACATCCAGGCAGTCGGCAGCTCGCCGGTGCCGATCGACGAGAAATTCTACCTGGGGGGCATTTTCTCCTTGCGCGGCTACAAGGCCCGCACGGTATCTCCCGTAAAAATCCAGCCATCTACCTTGGGCACCGCCCAGACAATCAGCGACGAGAAAGTCTACCTGGGTGGTAACAAAGAGGCCTTCGGCAACGTCGAGCTGACCTTCCCCCTGCTGTCCGAGTTCGGGCTGAAAGGGGTCGCCTTTTTCGATTACGGTAATTCCTACGGCTACGGGCAGAACATGTTCAGCTCCATTTTGATGAGCTATGGCGGCGGTATCCGCTGGGCCTCCCCCATCGGTCCGCTGCGTCTCGAGTACGGCATTCCGGTCAACCCGCGCAACGGTATCGACAGCAATAGCGGCAGGCTGGAATTTTCCATCGGCAGCATGTTTTAG
- a CDS encoding ABC transporter ATP-binding protein: MSNLLEARALGKTYLRGHNRIEVLKGIDLDLQQGTTTALIGASGAGKSTLLQLLGALDRPSEGTVLFRGENLFSKNDHDLALFRNKSIGFVFQFHHLLPEFTALENVMMPALIARTPRAQAAAAAAELLSDVGLSHRLSHRPGELSGGEQQRVAIARALALSPEMLLADEPTGNLDMKTSEGIHALLDELQQKRGLTMIVVTHNERLAAAMGRTIRLVDGALESDFRL; this comes from the coding sequence ATGAGTAACCTGCTGGAAGCGAGAGCCCTCGGCAAGACCTACCTCAGGGGCCACAACAGGATCGAGGTCTTGAAAGGCATTGACCTGGACCTGCAGCAGGGCACCACCACCGCCCTGATTGGCGCGTCGGGCGCGGGCAAAAGTACGCTGCTGCAACTGCTGGGGGCACTTGATCGCCCATCCGAGGGAACGGTCCTTTTCCGAGGCGAAAACCTCTTCAGTAAAAACGATCATGATCTGGCGCTATTCCGCAATAAGAGCATCGGGTTCGTCTTTCAGTTCCACCACCTGCTGCCGGAGTTCACTGCCCTCGAAAATGTTATGATGCCGGCCTTGATCGCCAGGACACCCCGTGCCCAGGCTGCGGCCGCTGCCGCGGAGCTCCTGTCGGACGTCGGATTGTCCCACCGCTTGAGCCACCGTCCCGGAGAACTGTCCGGCGGGGAACAACAGCGTGTTGCCATTGCCCGGGCACTGGCTTTGTCGCCGGAGATGCTTCTGGCAGACGAACCGACCGGCAATCTCGACATGAAGACCAGCGAAGGGATTCATGCTCTGTTGGACGAACTGCAGCAAAAACGGGGCTTGACCATGATCGTCGTTACCCACAACGAACGGCTGGCTGCCGCCATGGGACGGACGATCCGGCTGGTTGACGGCGCATTGGAGTCTGATTTCCGATTGTGA
- a CDS encoding lipoprotein-releasing ABC transporter permease subunit gives MPFELFIGLRYLKAKRKSTFISIITFISTAGVTLGVMALIVVLAVMTGFEEDLKEKILGTNAHVVVVRNGAPMSDYPRIMEKLKALPGVVAATPFIYNQVMLSSGTNVSGVVLRGIDVQTDRQVTRLSNSLVDGTMESLKPGASTGPGELPGLMVGKELAKHLHLYVGDKINVISPMGTITPLGMMPKMKPFRVTGIFNTGMFEYDSTLAYVSISQAQTFFDLDDTVTGIQLKAADVYRTGELARTINHTLGPDYSARDWMQMNRNILFALKTEKIVMFIILTLIVLVAAFGIASTLFMVVMEKTRDIAILKSMGASGGSIMKIFVLEGLIIGVVGTILGVVSGLLISLNLEPIIDVIQKVTGQNFFSKDIYYLDHFPSLVIPSDVVLISITAVLISFLATLYPSWQASRMLPAEALRYE, from the coding sequence ATGCCATTTGAATTGTTCATAGGCCTGCGTTACCTGAAGGCAAAACGGAAATCGACCTTCATATCGATCATCACTTTTATTTCCACCGCCGGAGTGACGTTGGGGGTCATGGCGCTGATCGTGGTGCTGGCCGTCATGACCGGGTTCGAAGAGGATCTCAAGGAAAAGATCCTGGGGACCAATGCCCATGTGGTTGTTGTCCGCAACGGCGCGCCGATGAGCGACTACCCCCGGATCATGGAGAAACTCAAGGCTCTGCCGGGTGTCGTCGCGGCCACGCCTTTCATTTACAACCAGGTTATGCTATCTTCCGGCACAAATGTCTCCGGCGTGGTACTGCGGGGGATCGATGTCCAGACCGACCGTCAGGTGACCAGGCTCAGCAACTCGCTGGTCGACGGAACCATGGAAAGTCTCAAGCCGGGTGCATCTACCGGCCCTGGCGAACTGCCGGGTCTTATGGTGGGCAAGGAACTGGCCAAGCACCTCCACCTGTATGTGGGCGATAAGATCAACGTCATTTCACCGATGGGCACCATCACCCCCCTCGGGATGATGCCCAAGATGAAACCCTTCCGGGTGACCGGCATCTTCAACACCGGCATGTTCGAGTACGATTCCACCCTGGCCTACGTCAGCATCTCCCAGGCCCAGACATTTTTCGACCTTGACGACACCGTCACCGGAATTCAGCTGAAAGCTGCCGACGTCTATCGCACCGGCGAATTGGCGCGCACCATCAACCATACGCTGGGGCCCGATTATTCCGCCCGCGACTGGATGCAGATGAACCGGAACATCCTGTTCGCTCTCAAAACCGAAAAGATCGTCATGTTCATCATCCTGACCCTGATCGTGCTGGTGGCAGCCTTCGGCATCGCCTCGACCCTGTTTATGGTGGTGATGGAAAAAACCCGGGATATCGCCATACTCAAGTCGATGGGGGCCAGCGGCGGCAGCATCATGAAGATATTCGTGCTGGAGGGATTGATAATCGGCGTGGTCGGCACCATCCTGGGGGTCGTTTCAGGGCTACTGATATCGCTCAACCTGGAACCGATCATCGATGTGATCCAGAAGGTGACCGGTCAGAATTTTTTCAGCAAGGACATCTACTACCTGGACCATTTCCCTTCACTGGTCATCCCTTCCGATGTGGTGCTCATCTCGATCACAGCCGTGCTGATCTCCTTTCTCGCCACCCTCTATCCCTCCTGGCAAGCCTCCAGGATGTTGCCGGCAGAGGCCCTGCGCTATGAGTAA
- the lysS gene encoding lysine--tRNA ligase, which yields MEELSELLLQRRRKVDSLWEAGINPYPNDFRQLHTSADVIAAYGDKETIEADSEKFVVAGRILARRSFGRAAFIQLQDRKGRIQLYVKKDEIGEEAFDNFESFDIGDIVGAEGFPFRTKTGELSLHARSIRLLVKSLHPLPEKFHGLTDVETRYRQRYVDLIVNPESREIFIKRSRIVNLIRAFMTGRDFLEVETPMMQQIPGGATARPFITHHNALDMELYLRIAPELYLKRLVVGGLERVFEINRNFRNEGISVRHNPEFTMMEFYQAYATYEDLMNLTEELFCHVAQEVLGTLDFSYQGLPISFQRPWKRLTVREAILEYGDIEPRQLDDRELALAYGRSIGLDLPSDIGYGKLLMEIFEEVAEHKLIQPTFITAYPTEVSPLSRKNDHNPDIVDRFELIIGGREIANAFSELNDPVDQKERFLSQVAEKDKGDEEAHYMDEDYVRALEYGLPPTAGEGIGIDRLVMLLTDSASIRDVILFPQLRKEK from the coding sequence ATGGAAGAATTAAGCGAATTGCTTCTGCAGAGACGACGCAAGGTGGATAGCCTCTGGGAGGCAGGTATCAATCCCTACCCCAATGATTTCAGGCAGCTGCACACCTCGGCTGATGTGATCGCCGCCTATGGCGACAAGGAAACCATCGAAGCGGACTCCGAAAAGTTTGTCGTTGCCGGCCGTATCCTGGCTCGGCGTTCTTTTGGCAGGGCAGCCTTCATTCAGCTCCAGGACCGCAAGGGCCGGATACAACTCTACGTCAAGAAGGACGAGATCGGTGAGGAGGCTTTCGATAATTTCGAATCCTTCGATATCGGCGACATCGTCGGGGCCGAAGGGTTTCCCTTCCGCACCAAGACCGGCGAATTGTCACTGCATGCCCGCAGCATCCGCCTGCTGGTCAAGTCGCTGCACCCCCTGCCCGAGAAATTTCACGGTCTGACCGACGTCGAAACCCGCTACCGCCAGCGCTATGTGGACCTGATCGTCAATCCTGAATCCCGCGAGATTTTCATCAAGCGCTCGCGCATCGTCAATCTGATTCGGGCCTTCATGACCGGACGGGATTTCCTGGAAGTGGAAACCCCCATGATGCAGCAGATTCCCGGAGGCGCCACCGCCAGGCCGTTCATAACCCACCACAACGCACTGGACATGGAGCTGTACCTGCGCATCGCTCCCGAACTGTACCTGAAGCGCCTGGTGGTCGGCGGCCTGGAGCGGGTATTCGAGATCAACCGCAACTTCAGGAACGAGGGGATCTCGGTGCGCCACAACCCCGAGTTCACCATGATGGAGTTCTACCAGGCCTATGCCACCTATGAAGACCTGATGAACCTGACCGAGGAGCTCTTCTGCCACGTTGCCCAGGAGGTGCTCGGTACGCTCGACTTCAGCTACCAGGGACTCCCGATCAGTTTCCAGCGTCCCTGGAAACGCCTGACCGTGCGTGAGGCGATCCTGGAGTACGGCGACATCGAACCGCGCCAGCTCGACGACCGCGAACTGGCTCTGGCCTATGGCCGCAGTATTGGACTGGACCTTCCTTCGGACATCGGATACGGCAAACTTTTGATGGAGATATTCGAAGAGGTAGCCGAGCACAAACTGATTCAGCCGACCTTCATCACCGCCTACCCGACCGAGGTATCACCCCTGTCGCGTAAAAACGACCATAATCCCGATATCGTGGATCGCTTCGAACTGATCATCGGCGGCCGCGAGATCGCCAATGCATTTTCTGAGCTGAACGACCCGGTCGATCAGAAAGAGCGCTTCCTCTCCCAGGTAGCCGAAAAGGACAAGGGGGATGAAGAGGCCCATTACATGGATGAGGATTACGTGCGTGCCCTGGAATACGGCCTGCCCCCCACCGCGGGCGAAGGCATCGGCATCGACCGCCTGGTGATGCTGCTGACCGATTCCGCCTCGATCCGTGACGTGATCCTGTTTCCGCAACTGCGAAAGGAAAAGTAG
- a CDS encoding Rne/Rng family ribonuclease — MATTSKKMLINVMHPEEARVAIVHDGRMMELNIEITGQEQTKGNIYKGVVLRVEPGLQAAFVDIGRAKPGFLQMGELHPDFWQWRDDVPEEQRKRRPRIQEVLRRGQELLVQVEKDERDHKGSSLTTYISLPGRYMVVMPGSDSHGISRKVEQEGARKQLKEIVAAMTIPEKVGYIIRTEAVGRPQEELQKDLDNLIGMYNTIKETAADIKGAGEVYRDSGLVIRFLRDYFSDDIDEVLVDSKEAYREAKEFFRENMPKCEKRVKLHKEKRPIFSRYQLEEQIDQIYEKRVGLPSGGSLIIEPTEALVSIDVNSGKTSGEKGVEDTAFRTNMEAAEEVARQLRLRDLGGLIVIDFIDMRDRKHNIEVEKTLKQALKMDKARVNLGRISDFGLMEMSRQRIAKTLNDAIHLACPHCEGRGKVKSVEAMALSFLRKVHGAAAKGNIARVQGGLPLEVAYYLLNRKKRELVQIENDYDIEVTVKGKTSFLLNQVELEVFKREKQLIEEIPVLEAKEEKPTAPAVSSEIAEEQAGETPQPHEPLPAEGGKKRKRRRKKKKGSAEQAIQADHPAELPAEEQTEPVSEPPHEPETAIGEAGEGETAAKPKKRRRRRGRKGAHAPEESLPTTAAETTVEPAAAPQPTAVPQSAPAPEQVAEPETPAEKPKKARAPRKKKAAPEAAAPPIESPAPPAPAEPKPAAPAAPKPRRRKAPKEAEPGAVPPAEPSEQPEPVKRTRRKKKDTENQ; from the coding sequence ATGGCAACCACCAGCAAAAAGATGTTGATCAACGTGATGCACCCCGAGGAGGCGCGGGTCGCCATCGTGCATGACGGCCGTATGATGGAACTGAACATCGAGATCACCGGCCAGGAGCAGACCAAGGGAAATATTTACAAGGGAGTGGTTCTGCGGGTAGAACCTGGCCTGCAGGCAGCCTTCGTTGATATCGGCCGGGCAAAACCGGGATTCCTTCAAATGGGGGAATTGCATCCCGATTTCTGGCAGTGGCGCGACGATGTGCCCGAGGAGCAGCGCAAGCGCCGCCCCCGCATACAGGAAGTGCTGCGCCGGGGCCAGGAGCTGCTGGTACAGGTCGAAAAGGACGAACGCGACCACAAAGGGTCTTCCCTGACCACCTATATCTCTCTGCCGGGGCGCTACATGGTGGTCATGCCGGGCAGCGATTCCCACGGCATCTCCCGTAAGGTGGAGCAGGAGGGAGCCCGCAAGCAGCTGAAGGAAATCGTTGCCGCAATGACCATCCCCGAGAAGGTCGGGTACATCATCCGCACCGAGGCGGTCGGCCGGCCGCAGGAGGAACTCCAGAAGGACCTGGACAACCTGATCGGAATGTACAACACCATCAAGGAAACCGCCGCCGACATCAAGGGAGCCGGCGAGGTTTACCGGGACAGTGGGCTGGTCATCCGCTTCCTGCGCGACTACTTCTCCGACGACATCGATGAAGTGCTGGTGGACAGCAAGGAAGCCTATCGCGAGGCCAAGGAGTTTTTCCGCGAAAACATGCCCAAGTGCGAAAAACGGGTCAAGCTGCACAAGGAAAAGCGGCCGATCTTTTCACGTTATCAACTGGAAGAACAGATTGACCAGATCTATGAGAAACGGGTAGGCCTTCCGTCCGGCGGCTCGCTGATTATCGAACCCACGGAAGCACTGGTCAGCATCGACGTCAACTCGGGCAAGACCAGCGGCGAAAAAGGGGTCGAGGACACCGCCTTCAGGACCAACATGGAAGCGGCCGAAGAGGTGGCACGCCAGCTCCGGCTGCGGGACCTGGGCGGACTGATCGTGATCGATTTCATCGATATGCGCGACCGCAAGCACAATATCGAAGTGGAAAAGACCCTCAAGCAGGCGCTCAAGATGGACAAGGCGCGGGTCAATCTGGGGCGCATCTCGGATTTCGGGCTGATGGAGATGTCCCGACAGCGCATTGCCAAGACCCTCAACGATGCCATCCACCTGGCGTGTCCGCACTGCGAGGGGCGCGGCAAGGTCAAATCGGTCGAGGCTATGGCGCTCTCCTTCCTGCGTAAGGTACACGGAGCCGCAGCCAAGGGGAATATCGCCCGGGTGCAGGGGGGGCTGCCGCTGGAGGTGGCCTATTATCTCCTCAACCGCAAGAAGCGCGAACTGGTCCAGATCGAGAACGACTACGATATCGAGGTGACGGTCAAGGGCAAAACCTCTTTCCTGCTCAACCAGGTGGAACTGGAGGTCTTCAAGCGCGAAAAGCAGCTGATCGAGGAAATTCCGGTCCTTGAAGCGAAAGAGGAAAAGCCCACGGCACCGGCAGTGAGCTCCGAAATCGCCGAAGAGCAGGCCGGCGAGACACCGCAGCCCCATGAGCCCCTTCCGGCGGAAGGGGGCAAAAAGCGCAAGCGCCGCCGCAAGAAGAAAAAGGGCTCTGCCGAGCAGGCCATACAGGCCGATCATCCGGCCGAGCTCCCGGCAGAGGAGCAGACCGAACCGGTTTCAGAACCGCCCCATGAGCCGGAGACAGCCATTGGCGAAGCCGGCGAGGGGGAAACTGCCGCGAAACCCAAGAAGCGCAGGCGCCGCAGGGGGCGCAAGGGCGCCCATGCGCCAGAGGAGTCCCTGCCGACCACAGCTGCGGAGACGACTGTCGAACCGGCAGCAGCGCCACAACCGACCGCAGTGCCACAGTCGGCCCCAGCCCCTGAACAGGTGGCGGAACCTGAAACACCTGCCGAAAAACCGAAAAAGGCGAGAGCACCGCGCAAAAAGAAAGCAGCACCCGAAGCAGCGGCCCCACCCATCGAGTCCCCTGCGCCGCCGGCACCAGCGGAACCGAAGCCGGCGGCGCCCGCGGCACCGAAACCGCGCCGGCGGAAAGCACCGAAAGAAGCCGAGCCGGGCGCTGTCCCTCCAGCAGAGCCGTCCGAGCAACCGGAACCGGTCAAGCGAACGCGCCGCAAGAAAAAGGACACCGAAAATCAATGA
- a CDS encoding bacteriohemerythrin gives MALMEWGPTLSVKVKKFDDQHKKLVELVNQLHDAMKAGQGDAMLGLVLQSLISYTATHFADEEKVMQVNGYPDLAKHKIEHEKLVAHVLELQKKFQSGGAVLTLSVMSFLKDWLNTHIQGSDKKYGVFLNAKGIS, from the coding sequence ATGGCACTGATGGAATGGGGTCCGACACTGAGTGTGAAGGTAAAAAAGTTCGACGATCAGCACAAAAAATTGGTGGAACTTGTCAATCAACTGCATGATGCCATGAAAGCGGGACAGGGGGACGCCATGCTCGGTCTCGTGCTGCAGTCGCTGATCTCCTATACCGCTACCCATTTCGCGGACGAGGAGAAGGTCATGCAGGTCAACGGGTATCCCGATCTGGCAAAGCACAAGATCGAGCACGAAAAACTGGTCGCACATGTGCTCGAACTGCAGAAAAAGTTTCAATCAGGGGGCGCGGTACTGACACTGAGTGTGATGAGTTTTCTCAAAGACTGGCTGAACACCCACATCCAGGGGAGCGACAAGAAATACGGCGTTTTCCTGAATGCGAAAGGCATATCCTGA
- a CDS encoding methyl-accepting chemotaxis protein — protein sequence MKLALKVFCIIGITLFLGFSVMGISSLWLGLKSTIRQYEMSSKALASAIRQSVEDLMMKNETSAIGPYVEQLKHKKIVLELKIFGKEGKPAGGQAPADPLVLESFKSGKTIDVKGTANGIHTLTTVIPLPNEQRCMPCHPEKGPTGAIMLTTSLEEGYTGAKHLAILLCAVGAACFVLIVGTMYLFFRLTIIKNIVNVSENITVLSRGEGDLTMQLPVTSSDEIGTLTEEVNKLVAKLRDIISELYVQAGHVAITSCRTMSGIERLAATVFEQKELSASVAVASEEMSATLNDVAATTAKASSLSRQVDESAVEGRTVVGETADSIDQIRIGVQKTLGVMSRLEKSSGQIGEIVGMIEDVADQTNLLALNAAIEAARAGEAGRGFAVVADEVKNLSGKTSASTQQISSIIKTIQNDIREAMSSISEERERVEHGIVNSGRASEQIATILNLASESAGMINTIAVATEEQSNTTLDISTKIHQVSETANEIELHMENASATFGQLTKTAEKIYNTVGRFNVGNEHDSIKGHAVELRDRVTAVLERVLADGRISREALFSTEYTPIPNTFPPKFSTRFDRLFDEIVSPIQEEIVTKNKRMFYAICVDRSGYNPSHNLRYTQPLTGDMMKDKDGNRTKRIFNDKTGLRAATNQDSFLLQTYLRDTGEVMNDMSTPIVIGGQHWGAVRVGYLADGQ from the coding sequence ATGAAACTGGCGCTGAAGGTGTTCTGCATCATAGGCATTACCTTGTTTCTGGGATTCAGCGTGATGGGCATCTCTTCGCTCTGGCTCGGACTGAAATCGACCATCCGGCAGTACGAAATGTCTTCCAAGGCCCTGGCCTCCGCCATCCGGCAATCGGTCGAAGATCTCATGATGAAAAATGAGACCAGCGCCATTGGCCCCTATGTCGAACAGCTGAAGCACAAGAAGATCGTGCTTGAACTGAAAATTTTCGGTAAGGAGGGCAAACCAGCCGGCGGGCAGGCTCCTGCTGACCCGCTGGTGCTCGAATCGTTCAAGAGCGGCAAGACCATCGACGTCAAAGGCACTGCCAACGGCATCCACACCCTCACCACCGTCATTCCGCTGCCGAACGAGCAGCGCTGCATGCCATGCCACCCCGAAAAAGGCCCCACCGGCGCCATCATGCTGACCACCTCGCTGGAAGAGGGGTATACGGGAGCCAAGCATCTGGCGATCCTGCTGTGCGCCGTGGGTGCCGCCTGTTTCGTGCTGATCGTCGGCACCATGTACCTGTTTTTCAGGCTTACCATCATCAAAAACATCGTCAACGTCTCGGAAAACATTACAGTGCTGTCGCGGGGTGAAGGGGACTTGACGATGCAGCTTCCAGTGACCTCTTCCGACGAAATCGGGACGCTCACCGAAGAGGTCAACAAGCTGGTGGCGAAACTCAGGGATATCATCTCCGAGTTGTATGTCCAGGCCGGCCATGTTGCCATCACCTCCTGCCGCACCATGTCAGGCATTGAACGCTTGGCCGCCACGGTCTTCGAGCAGAAGGAACTGTCGGCTTCAGTGGCCGTTGCCAGTGAGGAGATGTCGGCTACGCTGAACGATGTTGCGGCAACCACAGCCAAGGCATCGTCCCTGTCACGACAGGTCGATGAATCGGCGGTTGAGGGGCGCACGGTCGTCGGTGAAACCGCTGACAGCATCGACCAGATCCGGATCGGGGTTCAAAAAACGCTGGGGGTGATGAGCAGGCTGGAGAAGTCATCGGGGCAGATCGGAGAGATTGTCGGCATGATCGAGGACGTTGCCGACCAGACCAACCTGCTGGCCCTGAATGCGGCCATCGAAGCGGCGCGGGCGGGAGAAGCCGGCCGGGGATTTGCCGTGGTGGCCGACGAGGTAAAAAACCTCTCCGGCAAGACCTCGGCTTCCACCCAGCAGATATCATCGATCATCAAGACCATCCAGAACGATATCCGGGAAGCCATGAGTTCCATAAGCGAGGAACGGGAACGGGTGGAGCACGGCATCGTCAACTCCGGAAGAGCCAGCGAACAGATCGCCACGATCCTCAACCTGGCGTCGGAATCGGCCGGGATGATCAACACCATTGCCGTAGCCACCGAAGAACAGAGCAACACCACCCTGGACATATCCACCAAGATCCATCAGGTCTCCGAGACTGCCAACGAGATCGAACTCCACATGGAAAACGCCAGTGCAACCTTCGGCCAGTTGACCAAGACTGCCGAAAAGATCTACAACACCGTCGGGCGATTCAATGTCGGCAACGAACACGATTCGATCAAGGGACATGCAGTCGAGTTGCGCGATCGCGTGACAGCCGTTCTCGAGCGCGTTCTTGCCGATGGTCGGATCAGCAGGGAAGCGCTCTTCTCGACCGAGTACACCCCCATTCCGAATACGTTTCCTCCCAAATTTTCCACCCGCTTCGACCGGCTGTTCGACGAGATCGTCTCTCCGATCCAGGAGGAAATCGTCACCAAGAACAAGCGCATGTTCTATGCGATCTGCGTGGATCGCTCGGGGTACAATCCGTCGCACAACCTGCGCTATACCCAGCCCCTGACCGGCGACATGATGAAGGACAAGGACGGCAACCGCACCAAGCGCATCTTCAACGACAAGACAGGATTGCGCGCCGCCACCAATCAGGATTCGTTTCTTCTGCAGACCTACCTGCGCGATACCGGTGAAGTCATGAACGACATGTCCACGCCGATCGTAATCGGCGGGCAGCACTGGGGCGCGGTCCGGGTGGGATATCTGGCGGACGGCCAGTAA